From one Plasmodium knowlesi strain H genome assembly, chromosome: 11 genomic stretch:
- a CDS encoding protein transport protein Sec24A, putative yields the protein MQPYGYSGGGNHYNSNNNNNGGNGGNYGNNPGNVNKPMNSPFFYNNGSGTNADMVNRGSGNMKGNEGAYPPNYYSPPQAMQPGMYGMNKGNMGGPPLSNNIYGDGSNPNSYINNQGQYRGVASQFVPVMNNNNALKPGGNVLGYDNTTGGHVNSVQPIMNDSYQEFLQFNAFSHFVKSSVSYMPANTTLKQKAYVPLGFVIQPLAPIPDGYPELASVNFGNSTIVRCKKCRTYINPFVRFEGGGKKWNCNMCYHVNDTPQFYFTPLDEKGKRKDLFQRPELCTGSVEFIAPSDYMIRPPQPPVYLFLIDVTVTSVNSGLLDVVCSTIKKLLPKNRTASGNDNRGVDMNNKEPFDPRTLIGIMTFDSTVHFYNLNSNLKQTQMMVVPDIQDIFIPLPEDILVNVHECQNVIDTLLDNLPTMWRNNKMADCCAGNALKAAIMVLKKVGGKLVFVLSSAPNIGDLTVSVNRETKEKSSSYKNLYGSGSSSNNVVDSKVREIEMLTPFNNSYTELAQSITQYQIAVDLFACPLYSLDLATIYPLVKNSGGSLYYYPQFNVHQYSDKLREELLFALTTETAWESVMRIRISRGWKITNWYGNFQFRGVDLLALPNCHSSQNFSIVVDLEENVVQDSVVYVQSALLYTNSNGERRIRLHTYALPVTQNIKTITDSINPQVVVSLLSHQAIDICKKGKIADGRNLIQTLCSQVLSSQLLLSETARLLSIYVLGMLKSIAFRDSGDVPPDLRIYHWSRVQNIPVDCVEAYFYPRMFSLHNLEKHHGNYDDNNAMMFPDTISLTCENMTQDGCYIVEDGENIIMWIGRSISPQWIYEVFGVQSLDQLNSEYAENHLGTSGSPSGVQILNIINALRKIRTPSYMRLLVVKQGDPLEYKFFACLIEDRSQHMMMSLKEFLAKICPKYPQFVPSLNNPHAATLGR from the exons ATGCAGCCATATGGTTATAGCGGAGGGGGAAACCACTACAACagtaacaacaataataatggTGGCAATGGAGGGAATTATGGTAACAACCCCGGCAACGTAAACAAGCCCATGAATAGCCCCTTCTTTTACAATAATGGCAGCGGTACAAATGCAGACATGGTAAACAGGGGTAGTGGAAATATGAAGGGAAATGAAGGGGCCTACCCCCCAAATTACTACAGCCCACCACAAGCAATGCAACCAGGAATGTACGGAATGAATAAGGGCAATATgggtggtcctcctttaagtAATAATATATACGGAGATGGAAGCAACCCCAATTCGTATATAAATAATCAAGGTCAGTACAGAGGGGTAGCGAGTCAGTTCGTTCCAGTAATGAATAATAACAACGCATTAAAGCCGGGAGGAAATGTCCTAGGGTATGACAACACAACAGGTGGACATGTGAATAGTGTCCAGCCCATAATGAATGATTCTTATCAggaatttttacaatttaatgccttctcccattttgttaaaaGTTCGGTAAGTTACATGCCAGCCAATACAACCCTAAAACAGAAGGCATATGTACCGCTGGGGTTTGTAATACAGCCTTTAGCACCCATTCCAGATGGGTACCCAGAATTAGCTTCCGTGAATTTTGGGAACTCAACAATTGTAagatgtaaaaaatgtaggaCATATATTAACCCCTTTGTAAGATTCGAAGGAGGAGGGAAGAAATGGAACTGCAACATGTGTTACCATGTGAATGACACTCCTCAGTTTTATTTCACTCCTCTGgatgagaaaggaaaaaggaaggatcTTTTCCAGAGGCCAGAGTTATGTACTGGGAGTGTGGAATTTATCGCGCCAAGTGATTACATGATAAGGCCTCCACAGCCGCCtgtttatttgttcctcATCGATGTGACGGTAACATCAGTGAACTCCGGTCTGCTCGATGTGGTATGTAGCACAATTAAGAAGTTGCTACCGAAGAACAGAACTGCAAGCGGTAATGATAACAGGGGCGTCGATATGAATAACAAGGAACCTTTCGATCCGAGAACACTAATAGGAATAATGACTTTCGATTCAACTgtgcatttttataatctGAATTCGAATTTGAAGCAAACGCAAATGATGGTCGTGCCGGATATACAGGACATCTTCATCCCCTTGCCGGAAGATATTTTAGTAAATGTACATGAGTGTCAAAATGTGATAGATACTTTGTTGGATAATTTACCAACCATGTGGAGGAACAATAAAATGGCAGATTGTTGTGCGGGCAATGCGTTGAAAGCAGCAATTATGGTGTTAAAAAAAGTCGGCGGAAAACTTGTATTTGTACTATCTTCTGCACCAAATATTGGAGACTTAACAGTTAGCGTGAATAGGGaaacgaaggaaaagagcAGTAGTTACAAGAACCTTTATGGATCTGGTAGTTCTAGCAATAATGTGGTGGATTCAAAAGTGAGGGAAATAGAAATGTTAACTCCTTTTAATAATTCGTATACAGAATTGGCACAGAGCATTACGCAATACCAGATAGCTGTTGATTTGTTTGCCTGTCCTTTGTACAGCCTAGACTTAGCAACCATCTATCCCTTAGTAAAGAATTCTGGGGGGTCTCTTTATTACTACCCCCAGTTTAATGTGCATCAGTATAGCGATAAACTGAGGGAGGAACTACTATTCGCTTTGACCACGGAAACTGCGTGGGAATCAGTAATGCGAATAAGGATAAGTAGAGGATGGAAAATTACCAACTGGTATGGAAACTTCCAGTTTAGGGGAGTGGACTTATTAGCCTTACCAAATTGCCACTCCAGTCAAAATTTTAGTATCGTCGTCGATTTGGAGGAAAACGTAGTACAGGATTCTGTTGTTTATGTACAATCTGCCTTGTTGTACACAAATTCGAATGGGGAAAGGAGAATAAGGTTACATACTTATGCTCTACCGGTTACGCAGAATATTAAGACCATTACGGATTCCATTAACCCCCAAGTTGTTGTGTCTTTACTTTCTCATCAAGCTATTGATATTtgtaagaagggaaaaattgcaGATGGAAGAAATTTAATTCAGACTCTTTGTTCACAGGTTTTATCTTCCCAGTTGCTCCTTTCGGAAACGGCTAGATTATTATCCATCTACGTTTTAGGCATGCTCAAATCGATTGCCTTTAGGGACAGTGGGGATGTGCCACCCGATCTTCGAATCTATCACTGGTCTAGGGTACAGAATATCCCCGTCGATTGTGTGGAAGCCTATTTTTACCCCAGAATGTTCTCTTTGCATAACTTGGAGAAGCATCACGGCAATTATGATGACAACAATGCCATGATGTTTCCGGATACAATCAGTTTGACGTGCGAAAATATGACTCAGGACGGTTGCTACATTGTTGAGGATGGGGAAAATATCATTATGTGGATTGGCCG AAGCATCAGCCCGCAGTGGATATACGAAGTCTTTGGAGTCCAGTCGCTGGATCAGTTAAATTCGGAATACGCAGAAAATCATTTAG GAACGAGCGGAAGTCCCAGTGGTGTGCAAATCCTGAACATAATTAACGCCTTGAGGAAGATAAGAACTCCGTCCTACATGAGGTTGTTAGTTGTAAAGCAAGGGGACCCCCTGGAATATAA ATTTTTCGCGTGCCTAATTGAGGACAGGTCCCAACACATGATGATGTCTTTAAAAGAATTCCttgcaaaaattt GCCCTAAGTACCCGcaatttgttccttctttgaaTAATCCCCATGCAGCAACCCTGGGTcgttag